ATTTTTTCAAGGTTGAGAGATTCTTTAAGAACAAGGATCCCGCCTGCTTGTATCTCAATAATATCATAAGATTTCAAAAACTTTATGGCATCTTTTTTTTCTTCTACATCTAAGAAATCAATGTCGGTTATTTTTATCGACTGTCTTTCTTTTATGCAATCTATTACTTTTTTCTCGGGAGTTCCTTCCAAATATTTTTTGCCTAATTCGGTTAAATGTACGGTAGTTTTAACCTGAGGAGTGACTTCTATTATCTGTTTAAGTTGCAGCCAATTTGCCGGCCCCTGGTTTTCCGATGTAATGCACGTTTCTTCGTCAACGCTTTTTATATTCTCCTTCAAAAGTTTGATTTCCAGAGGATGCAATTCGTTTGATATATCTTCTATCATAAAAGTCACAAACACAAATCTTCCACCAAAAAGATTGAAGGACAAGAAAGATTTGCGCTACATTTATAATTCAACTAAATATTTTTCAAAATCAGCCACTATATAATTTTTGCCTTTTTTAACAACTTTATGACCTTCTTTTTCTAAGAGTTTTTTCTGTCCTTCAACTCCACCGGGATATTTCTCGTTTATAACTCCACCTGATTTTAGCGTTCTCCAGTAAGGAGTTATATTTTTCTTTCCTTCAATCATTTCTTCTTCTGCCGCTCCGGCGGATATCCGCGCAAAAATTCCGGTGCATATCGGACAACCGATGGAAGAATTGTGTTTTCTGGCAAGCGCGTCACGAATGTCATTTATAGTAATAAGTTTACCCAAGGGGACTTTTTTCATAATTTCATCTACTTCTTTAGGGGCAGGGATAACAACTGTGCCCGTCCCCCACTTTTTGCTCATACTTTCATTGATTTCTACTACTTTGGGAAGGTCTTTGTTATCCTGTAATTTTTCCTTGAAAGATTCTTTCATTTTTGCCACCATCATTTTTATGTTAGAGGATAATAAATAAAAGTCAATTTTTTTATATTACATCATTATTATAAAGTTATCTAGGAATTTTTCTACGTTAATTATCAAAAACCTATTTTACTATTAAAAAATTATTTTTAATTTTTTCTTGACCTATTTATTTATATACTCTAATTTATACCGTCAAATTAAAAATGGAGGTAGAGAAATGAAAAGATTAGTAACTTCCGAATCCGTTACCGAAGGGCATCCCGATAAAATCTGCGACCAGATTTCGGATGCCGTGTTAGATGAAGTAATTCGCCAGGACAAATACGGCAGGGTAGCGTGCGAAACGTTTATATCCGTGGGATTCGCAATAGTTGGCGGAGAAATTACAACAACCGGATACGTAGATTTGCCGGTATTGGTAAGAAAAGTACTTAAAAATATTGGATATACCGAAAAATGGGGATTTGATTACGAAACCTGCGCAGTTCTTAATGCAATCGGGAGACAATCTCCGGATATAGCCCAGGGCGTAAACACAGGTGGCGCTGGCGACCAGGGCTTAATGATAGGTTACGCTTGCGATGACACGAAAGAACTTATGCCTTTGCCCATTATGCTTGCGCATAAAATAACCAAAGAATTGGCAAATGCAAGAAAGTCGGGGAAACTTGATTATCTCGGGCCTGACGGCAAATCACAGGTTACGGTTGAATACGATAACGATAAACCCGTAAGAGTTGATACTATCATACTTGCATCCCAACACAGTGAAGACGTTCTTGATAAAACAGGAAAAAGAATGTCAAAAAAAGCCGTAGACGAATTAATTGAGAAAGTAATCAAAAAAGCAATAGACAAAAAATGGCTGGATAACAAAACGAAATATTTTGTCAATGCAACCGGCAAATTCGTAATCGGAGGACCCCAATCAGACACAGGAGTAACCGGCAGAAAAATTATCGTTGACACTTACGGCGGAGTTGCTCCTCACGGCGGTGGCGCTTTTTCAGGAAAAGACCCAACGAAAGTTGACCGTTCGGCAACTTATATGGCAAGATATATTGCAAAAAACATTGTAAAAGCAGGATTAGCAAAAAGATGCCAGGTCAATTTCGCTTACGTAATCGGAGAATCCCAGCCGGTATCATTTGAAATAGATACTTTCGGAACGGGAAAAGTTAAAGACAGTATTCTTTCCGAAACAATGAGAAAGGTCTTTGACCTCAGCCCAAAAGGCATCATCACAAAGCTAAATCTTCTGAGACCAATATATCAAAAAACAGCTTCCTACGGACATTTCGGACGAGAAGAGCCTGAATTCACATGGGAAAAAACCGACTCCGTGGATAAAATAAAATCTGCGATTCGTTAAGGATAGTTGGGCTTTAAGAACATTGTTTTTATAAAGTAACATCTAAGTGTTTCTATTTACCTAATTTGCAAACACCCGACCGTTTTTTATTGACAGTTGCTCAATTACACAATATCATACTTTAATAACTTTAAGGAGGGAAAAAATGGGAGATAAAATATGGTTACTCTGGTTTATTTTTGCCGTAATCTTTTCTATTTCTGAAATATTTACTGCAGGATTTTTTCTTATATGTTTCGGAATAGGAGCTGCGGTAGCAGGAATTCTTGCGCTTTTCAAAGTCGGGACGCTCTGGCAATGGGGAAGTTTTATACTTGTTTCTTTGGTTCTTTTCGCCCTTTCGCGAAAATTTGCGGAAAGATGGACTAAGAAACAACCACCCGGCATTGGAGCCGACAGGCTTGTCGGAAAGAACGGGATAGTCCTCGAAACAATAGATAATATGAAAAATACGGGCAGAGTTCGACTTGACAAAGAAGAATGGAGAGCAGACAGCGAAACGGGAGAAATCATCTCCGTAAATAAAAAAGTTAAGGTTATAAAAATAGAAGGGACTCACTTAATAGTAACTCTTCAAAAGGAGGGAGAATAAAATGATAATTCTATATATCATACTGGCGCTTGTAGTTTTTATAGTTGCCGCTACAGGTATAAAAACGGTAAGACCATGGGAAAAGGCTTTAATAGAACGGCTCGGGAAATACCAGCGCACCGTAGGCAGTGGATTAACAATTATAATGCCTTTTCTGGAACAAATGATTAAAGTAGATATGCGGGAACAGGTAGTTGAAGTTCCACCGCAGGGCGTAATCACAAAGGATAACGTCGTTGTAGAAGTTGATGCCGTAGTTTATTATGAAGTTACAGACCCGGTAAAAGTTTCTTATAACGTTGCCGATTTTTATACTGCCGCTACAAAACTTGCTCAAACGAACTTAAGGAATCTTGTTGGCGATTTAGCGCTTGACGAATCGTTGACTTCACGAGAAGTAATAAATACCAAATTGCGTCAGATTCTTGACGATGCAACGGACAAATGGGGAACAAGAGTTACAAGAGTTGAACTTCAGAGAATAGACCCGCCAGCCGATGTTACCGAGGCAATGCACAGACAGATGAAAGCCGAGCGAGAAAAAAGAGCGATGATTCTGGAAGCCGAGGGACATAAACAATCCGCAATCCTTAAAGCAGAAGGGGATGCAATGGCAACAAGAACCGTTGCCGATGCTGAAAGATACAAGAAATTAACCGTAGCAAAGGGAGAAGGCGAAGCTATTCAAACTGTTTTCGGAGCTATTCATGAAGGAAAACCGACAAACGACCTTATTGCGATTAAGTATCTTGAAGCTTTACAGAAAATTTCCGACGGAAAGGCAAATAAAATATTCCTGCCTTACGAAGCTTCCGGAATTCTATCAAGCATAGCAGGTATCGGGGAACTTTTCAAAGAAAAACTTGCTTCGGAAAATAAATTAGAAAACAAAAAAGAAGTGTAATTTTGTTTAAGTATTGAAAACATCTAAAAAAGGGCGAGCCAGCGACTCGCCCTTTTTTTCTTGATTATTATATCCTCTTGTAGAGAACAGGCATGCCTGTTCCATTTTTTGCAGAAACACTTGTCCGCATTGGAGTACGAGCTAAGTGCAGGAGAAACGCTGCTTTTGCTTGGGTAGCTTGGGCTTTTATGCCCAAGTTTGTATTGTAATGACTCGCACCCTTTTTCTTGGTTACTATATCCTTTTGTAGAGACAGATTATAATCTGTCTCTACAACCCAACCAGATCCCGCAAGCATCTTTAGCATTTAACATAAAATAGGATAGGGCATTAAAGCCCTACCTACCCAACTTTTTTTGTATCTTAAAATTGTTAGGAGCATGTATACCGCCCACTTGTTTTTTTATGGAGTGCAAACCTGTCCGCCAATCTTCTTGGTGGAAACGGCGTTTTTGCAATAGATGTTCCAATCTTTGTAGGGGATTTTAATTGTGAAAAATTATACCTTGAAGTAGTAGGTCAGACATTCCTGTCTGACAAAAAATGAATCTCTCACGCCGCAAGCGGCAGGGAATTCCAAGTTAAGCATTCGGGTTAGCGGGTTTGTTCTAAAATCCGGGAACTGAATAAAATCTATTAATTAACTACGGTGCCGATATTTTTACCTTCTACGACTTTTTTCAAATTACCGTGTTCGCTTATATTAAAAACTATAATCGGCAATTTATTTTCCGAGCAAAGAGTAATGGCGGTAAGGTCCATCACTCCGAGTTTTCTTGAGAGGACATCATCATAACTTAATTTCTTATACAGTTTTGCATTTTTATCTTTCTTTGGGTCTGCGGAATACACCCCGTCCACTTTTGTTCCTTTCAGAATTACGTCTGCGCCAATTTCAATGCCTCTCAGCACAGCTCCGGTATCCGTGGTAAAATAAGGATTCCCGGTTCCGCAGGCAAACAAAACGACTCTGCCTTTTTCAAGGTGTCTTATGGCGCGTCTTCTTATATAAGGTTCTGCAACTTTTGACACTTCTATTGCGCTCATAACTCTTGTCGGGATTCCGAGAGATTCAAGTCTGTTCTGGAGAATCAGGCTGTTTGTAACCGTTGAAAGCATCCCGACATAATCCCCAACTACACGGTCAATCTGTAATTTTTTTGCATCTGCAACTCCGCGGAATATGTTTCCGCCGCCGATAACGATAGCAATTTGTTTGGATTGTTTATGAACTTCCGCGATTTCTTTTGTAATTCGCGAAAGCATATCAGGTTCAACGCCGAATCCCTGTTTGCCTGAAAGAATTTCCCCGCTGAGCTTTAATAAAATTCTATGATACATTAATGAAAGTTATATATTATAATCCAATTCTGTCAATAAGTTTTTATTTCATAAAATAGATGTTTCGTTGGTTTATTGTTTGTATAAATTAAAAACCACAGCAAGTAAGTTAAGAATCTTTTTACATCTTTCCAAAAATACATTGACATAATCCTTCTAAATAATTAAATTTCAGATTGCTATAAATGAATATACTTGGAATTTCTGCTTTTTACCACGACTCCGCTGCGGTAATAATCCATAATGGGCAAATTCTTGCAGCCGCTCAGGAAGAAAGGTTCACAAGAAAAAAACACGATTCCTCTTTTCCTGCTAACGCAGTAAAATTCTGTCTGCACTACTCAGGACTTTCTCTTGACGAATTAGACGCAATTGTCTTTTACGACAAACCGTTATTAAAATTTGAACGACTGTTGGAGACTTATTATAACTTCGCCCCTAAAGGAATTGGTTCTTTTTTGCAATCAATCCCGGTATGGACAAAAGAAAAAATGTTTCTTAAGAGAATCATCTTTGAAGAACTTTTGAAAATAGAAAAATACAACAAGAAAAAAGTAAAACTGCTTTTTCCGGAACACCACCTTTCACATTCGGCAAGCGCTTTTTACCCGTCTCCATACAAAGAAGCTGCCATCCTGACGATTGACGGAGTCGGCGAATGGGCAACGGCATCCATCGGAATCGGCAAAGATAATAAAATAGAAATCTTAAAAGAATTAAGATTCCCCCACTCCCTCGGGTTATTGTATTCCGCTTTTACTTATTATTTAGGTTTTGTAGTAAATTCAGGCGAATATAAATTAATGGGACTTGCGCCTTACGGGAACCCTGATTCCAAAGACGTAGAGAAATACATAAAAATAATAAAAGAGAAATTAATTGATATAAAAGAAGACGGTTCAATTCGATTAGACCAAAAATATTTTAGTTATGCGACCGGGCTGAGAATGGTAAACGACAAAGTATGGAAACGATTATTTGGATTTGGAAGACGCCTCCCTGAAGCACAAATAGAACAGCCTCACTGCGACCTTGCTCTTGCCATACAAAAAGTTACGGACGAGATTGTCATACAAATGGCAAAAGAAGCAAAAAAATTAACAGGCGCAAAACATCTCTGCATGGCAGGCGGAGTTGCGTTAAATTGCGTGGCAAACGGAAACCTGTTACGAACAAAAATCTTTAACGACATATTTATACAGCCTGCGGCAGGCGATGCAGGCGGGGCGTTAGGAGCAGCTTTATCCGCGTATTATATTTATTTCGATAAAAAACGAGAACTTACAAGTAAGTTAGATGAAATGCAGGGATCTTACCTTGGACCTGAATTCTCTCAACTTGACATTGAATTAGTCTCCAAAAGATACAAAGCAGTATACCGGAAATTTGAGAATTTCGACAAGTTAGCGAAAGAAGTTGCGGACTTGATTGACAAGGGCAATGCGATTGGATGGTTCCAGGGGAGAATGGAATTCGGTCCGCGCGCGCTTGGGAACCGCAGTATTTTAGGAGATGCCCGTAATTCCCAGATGCAAAAAAAGTTAAACTTGAAAATCAAATACCGCGAAGGGTTCAGACCTTTTGCGCCTTCAGTTCTCGCGGAGGAATGTAAAAAGTTTTTCGAATTGAACATTCATTCACCGTATATGCTTTTAGTGGCGAACGTAAAAAAAGAACACAGAAAAAAGCTGCCCCAAAACTATAATGCCCTGCCTTTAATGAAAAGGTTATACGCTTTGCGTTCGGATGTTCCGGCAATCACACATATTGATTTTTCGGCACGAATCCAGACCGTGCATAAAGAGACGAATGAAAGATACTGGAAGCTTATACAGAAATTCAAAGAAAAAACAGGCTACGGTGTTATAGTTAACACGAGTTTTAACGTAAGGGGAGAGCCCATTGTATGTTCTCCGGAAGATGCTTACAAGTGTTTTATGCGGACCGAAATGGATTACCTGGTGATGGGAGATTATTTATACAAAAAGACCGAACAACCACATTGGCAAGAAAGAAAAGTTTGGGAAAGAACATTTAAATTAGACTAATAATGAAAAAAATATTCAAAATTTTATTATTCACAATTATTATAGTTATCCTATATTCTTTAACAAATTTGATTGAAATAATACTAACAAAAATAAATATAGACATCAAGCTGCTTAGAGGACCACTTACAGCTATAATAATTCTTTTTAGAACGATTTTTATAACCTTCTGGGTATTGGGAGTTAGTTATAATACATTCTGGAATAAAAAGACTTTAAAAAGAAAAAAATCTCTGATACTATGGATTTTAACATTAACTACTTTTTTTATATTCATTAACATTTTTTTACTAGTAATAGATAGAACAAATAAGTTGTACGATTACGCAAAAAAAACATCTTTCAGGTTTGACAAAGATGGATTTAGAATTCCTTTTTCTAATAATGATACAACAATAAAGAGACCTTTATTTTTATTCTTAGGATGCTCTTTTACTTTTGGGGCAGCATGTTTAGCAGAAGAAAGTTTTCCATACCTAGTTTCAGAAGCTACAAAAGGTTATTCAATGAATGCAGGGGTATGTGCGGGTGGACTTGCCCAAATGTTTTTATTATCTGAAGAGTTTATTCCTCGTTATAAGCCTGACTTTGTAGTAGTCCAGTATTCGCCGTGGTTAGCTCAAAGAGCAATAAACATGGAAGCTCCAACTTACCTTACAAAAATACCAGTACCTTATATTTCCAAAACAAAAGATGGTAAAAATGTAATAAGCCGAAAGGTTTTTGATTTCAGGGATTTTGACGTAAAGGTAGAATGCAAGGTAGACAAATTTAAAAGAACAAAAAGAAGCATAACTGATTATACCCATTTTTTGTTTGAAATAGGAATACCCTTATACCTACATAATAGCTACTACATAGTCATGGCAACTACAAAAAAAATATTAGGGGAAATTCCAATGCCCAATAAGGATATCAAAGAGGTAGAGCAATTCGTATATAACGGTATTCATGAGGTATGCAGACAAAATAACAGCAAAATGATTATTCTTAACTTGGGCGACATTCAATATACTGAAAATTCGCATAAGTTAATATTTCCTGATAGTAATATTGTTTTTGCAGAAGCAGATTCTCTTTTACTTTATAGATTAAAATCACCAAATGATTATGATAAGGAATACAAACATTGGTGTTTTAATGGTCATGATTCGGTTATGACAGATGAGCATCCTAACCAGAAGGCACATAAAATAATAACAGAAGCTATACTTAACTCAATTCCCACTCCTTCTACTGCGGAGATATCCAAACAAAAGTCAGACAGGTATGGGGTGGAAGAGAGTAAAGATTAGAATCTCCTTAAAAATGAAGAATTTGTTTAACTTCCTCCTGTTTACAACCATTGTAGTTATCCTATATTTTCTGACTATTTTTATTGAAACCCGATTAGTAAAATTGGGATTGGAAAGAACTTTATTTAGCATACTAATAATCTTCTTTAGAGCGATTATTGTAACGTTCTGGGGTTTAGGAATTACTTATAAAAGGCTCTGGAATAAAAATATTTTAACGAGAAAAAAATCTCTGGCTGTTTGGATTTTAATAGTAATCATTTTTTTTATATTTATCAATGCCTCTTTATTAGTATTCGCAATGACAAATAAATTATATCATTACGTAAAGAAACCATCTTCCGGATGGGAAGGAAAATTATGGCAATCGGATGAAAAACTGGGATTCAGGTCAGTGCCGAATGCAACAGGATTTGAGACTTTTCCGATAGGGGAAAATGTATCAATACGATTTGATAAAAATGGATTTAGAGTCCCGGTTTCTTACGATGATACTACGGAGATGAAAAGACCATTGTTTTTATTTTTGGGATGTTCGTTTACTTTTGGGGCAGCATGTTTAGCAGAAGAAAGTTTTCCGTATCTGGTTTCAGAGGAGACAAAAGGATATTCGATAAATGCGGGTTTGTGCGGAGGCGGACTTGCCCAGATGTTATTGTTATCGAAAGATTTAATACCTCTTTATAAACCTGATTTTGTAGTAGTTCAATATTCGCCGTGGTTAGTTCAAAGGGCAACAAGTATGAGAGTCCCGTCTTTTTGGATTGCAAACATACCTGTGCCTTATGTTTCTCGAACAAAGGGCGGGAAAGATATAATAAGCCCACGGGCTTTTAATTCGAAGACTTTTGACGTAAATATAGATAAATTCAAGAAAACAAAAAAGGGTATAAAAGATTATACTTGCTTTTTATTTGAAATAGGAATACCCTTATACTTGTATAATGGGTACTATACAGTTATAACAATACTAAAAAAAACGTTCGGAATAATCCCAAAGCCGAACAAAGGATTGAAAGACGTTGAGCAATTTGTATATGAAAACATTTATGAAGTTTGCAAACAAAATAACAGTAAAATGATTATTCTTAATTTGGGAGACATTCAATATACTCAAAATTCGCATAAGTTAATATTTCCTGATAGTAATGTTATTTTCGCGGAAGCCGATTCTCTTTTACTTCGAGGGCTAAACTCTCCTGACGATTACAACAAAGAATATAAACACTGGTATTTAAATGGTAAGGGTTCGGTTTTGAAAGACCCGCATCCCAACCAAAAGGCTCATAAAATAATAACAGAAGCTATAGCGAGATGTTCAATGAAAGGAAGGTAACTATGGATTTCTTAAAAGATTTGTGGAATTTCTTAAAGGAAAGAAAAAAATGGTGGCTTTTACCGATTATTATCATATTATTACTTATTGGCATTTTAATTGTAATAGGTGGGAGCAGCGCGGTAGCGCCATTTATTTATACTTTATTTTAATCCAATCATAGCGGGATTTGTTACTTATGAAAAGAGAAAAAAATTTAGAAACAATACTTGTAATATCAACGGGGTTAATAGTAATTTATTCGTTTACCCACGTAAAAACACTTCTCGTAACAGCATTACTATTGAACATAATCGGGCTGTGTTCAAATTTCCTTGCCGGCAAAATAAACTGGTTATGGTTTAAAATAGCGGAATTGTTAGGATTTGTCACCTCAAAAATCTTGTTATCTATCGTATTTTTTGTTCTTCTTTTCCCGATTTCGTTATTATACAGGTTATTCAATAGAAATAATAATATACAATTAAAGAAAACTCGCAAAACTTACTATTTTACGAGAAACCATAAATACACCCCGAAAGATTTGGAAAATGTCTGGTAAAAGACACGCTATCTTCCACTGTTATATAATTTTATCTTTATGATAATTCCAATAATAGTTTTGGTTGTTGTTTTTCTGTCAATTGCAATAAGGCAGGTTGGAAACATCCGGCTTCCTATATGGCTGATAATGTTATCCGGAGCGATTATAGTATTGTTAACGGGACAGATTTCCCCGGCAAATGCGTTAAAATCAATAAACATAGATGTTATACTTTTTCTATTCGGTATGTTTGTCGTAGGACAGGCATTGGAAGAAAGCGGATATTTAGCTCATCTTTCTTATAAATTATTCAGCAAAACAAAATCCGTAGATACGTTGATTTTATCTATTTTATTTGGTATGGGAATAATTTCGGCATTTCTAATGAATGACACTTTAGCCATTATCGGAACACCGGTTGTCCTATTGCTTGCGAAAAAACATAAAATTAACCCAAAATTGTTATTATTGACTCTTGCTTTTGCCGTTACAATCGGAAGCGTTATGAGTCCCATTGGAAACCCGCAAAATCTTTTGATTGCTATTAATGGGAAAATAACAAATTCTTTTGTTGTCTTTTTGAAATACTTATTCTTGCCCACGATTATAAATCTTTTTTTAGCATTTATTCTGTTGAAAGTATTTTATAAAACCTACTTAAACAAAACTCCATTAACTCATATCCGGGAGCCGATAACAGATTTGAAATTATCAAACCTATGTAAGATTTCTTTGTCCATAATTATACTTTTAGTTATTCTTAAGATTCTAACCATTATTCTGAATTTTAGTTTTGATTTCAAACTAACTTATATTGCTTTGATTTCTATGCTTCCTATATTGATATTTAGTGAAAAAAGGATTAAAGTGCTAAAACAAATTGACTGGCATACTCTTGTTTTTTTTGCATCTATGTTTGTTTTAATGCAAAGTGTATGGGACAGCGGATTTTTTCAGAGTATTATAACCAAATCACATATTAACATTTTATCAACGGATATGATTCTAACGATAAGCGTATTATTGAGTCAGTTGATTTCCAACGTTCCACTTGTTGCACTTTACCTGCCTATGCTTGCAGATACGGGAGCCACGACAAAAGCAATGATGGCATTGACTGCAGGGAGCACAATTGCAGGTAATTTATTCATACTCGGAGCCGCAAGCAATGTGATAATAATCCAGAACGCAGAAAAAAAGTATAACGAGACGTTGACTTTTTGGGAATTTGCAAAAATCGGCATTCCATTAACAGGGATTAATATTCTTGTTTACTGGCTGTTTTTAAGGTAGTACCCACGGCTAAAACTCAACTGCTAACAAAATACGTAAAATATATTTTTCCTGACAGACAAGAATGTCTGTCCTACCACAAATAACAAAATGATACAACAATAACTACTACTATGAAAAAAAACATTTTGATTATTCTAAAAACGGTTTTGTCTAAAACAGGAGTTGGTATTTATTTTCTTTCAGCCATTTTCTATGGATTTTATAATCGGGGAATATTGTCTCCACTTTCATCCAGAAACGTTTTGAATGATTTTTCTCCATTATATGAGCAATTTCGTGGGCGACCACATAATCAAGCACTCCCGGTGGAGCCATAATTAATCGCCAATTAAAATTCAGACCGTTTTTACTTCCGCAGGAGCCCCACCTGCTTCCGGCATCCGTTATCCTGATTTTATTGTATTTTAATCCTGTTTGGGAACAATAAAAATCAACACGCCCTGTTATTTTTTGTTTCGCTTGTTCTTTATACCAGAGGATAAAAAGCTCCTTTGCCTTATCAAGTTTATCTCGTGAAAGCAAAAACACGCCTGCAGAGTTTTCAAAAGACAACGGCAGCAAGGGCAATTTTGAATTATCTACAATCTGCAGTTTATAGGTATTGCCTAAATATAAAAAACTTTCGCCGGATATAAATTCTTTTTGTTTTATTAAATGTTTTTGTCGAAGCATAAACTCTTGTTTTTTGGAAATCCACAATCTTTTTTTATATACTAGTTTGTTAATATACTTTTCGCTAACTCTGAGTGGAGCACGAACAATTAAAGTTGAATCGCTGTTTATTTGTAGTTCGATTGTTCTTCTTCTTGAGCGGATGATTTTTGATATTTGAATTTCCATAGGTTTTTTATATAAAACCATTACTTATTATCAATAATAATCTTATAAAGTAAGTTGAGAAGGGATAACAGCGGAAAATGCTTTTTCTCCCTCTAAAATTGCTTCTTTTGCACGAAAAAACTCAAGAGGGGCAACAAACTCAACGGCCGGAGTGATTAAAAAATCCGGCTTGTGTTTTGCCAGCTGAAAATTGGCAATCTCATACTCGGTAACGGATATTGTTTGAAGTAATACGTGAAATATGCTTGGTGTAGAAGTTTTCTTTTTCACAAAATTACTGAACTGAGCAACCGGTTTTAAAGATGCGGCAAAATTGCCTAAACGGGTATTTATTATTTGAGAGTTGCTTTTTTTTGCCGGAGTTTTTTTTGTTTTATCATCCATTCTAATGTAACTCCGCATATTCTTTTGTGGAGCCGACAGAACGTTTACTGCAATTACAATATCTGCGCCCATCTTAAGAACGGCGCTCACAGGAACAGGGTTTACAAGTCCCCCATCTACCAGAAGTTTTTGATTGTATTCGACAGGGGTAAATATGCCGGGGATAGAGATACTTGCCCTGAGCGCATTAAGCAAAGAGCCTTTTGTGATTACAATCTCTTCTCCCGTCACAATATTAGAAGATATTGCAGCAAATGGGATACGAAGGTCTTCAATGTTTTGCCTGCCGATTATAGATTCAATAAAATTAATTACTCTTTGCCCATCAATTAATCCGGAATATGACATTGTCGGGGTAAAAAGAGCAAGCGTTTTTTTTATATCTATATTCAGGGCTATTTCTTCTATTTCTTCCCCACTGATTCCCGAAGCATACATTGCGCCTATAAGCGCCCCGATACTTGTTCCTGCAATAAAATCTATGGGGATTTTTTGTTTATCAATCGCCTTAAGAACCCCAATATGGGCAAGTCCTTTCGCCACCCCGGAACCCAAAACGAGACCTACTTTTTTCATAGTATAGGAATGTAAGGCGGAGACAGGGGAAAGTCAAGGGGAAAAAGTAGGCAGCAGGAAGTAGGTAGTAGATAGGGGAAAACCGAGTAGAAAGAATGAAAAAAGTGAAGAGAGTTTAGAGTAAAGAGTTAAAAGTAGAGAGCACCAAAAAATAACATAAAGATAAAAAAACAGATTGAAACCACGAGATTACACAAGATTTTCACAGATTACAAAAAATAGAATACAGATATTAGCCACGGATTTACACGGATACAAAAAAATTGAGAGAGTTTACCTACCTTCAGCAGCAAGTGCTTACCACAAAAAAAGAAAGAGGGCTAGTCAACGGCTCGCCCCTTCCTGTGTATCTAAAGAAAAATGATATCTATCGACAGACAAGAATCCTCCAA
Above is a genomic segment from bacterium containing:
- a CDS encoding DUF5989 family protein — translated: MDFLKDLWNFLKERKKWWLLPIIIILLLIGILIVIGGSSAVAPFIYTLF
- a CDS encoding SPFH domain-containing protein, with amino-acid sequence MIILYIILALVVFIVAATGIKTVRPWEKALIERLGKYQRTVGSGLTIIMPFLEQMIKVDMREQVVEVPPQGVITKDNVVVEVDAVVYYEVTDPVKVSYNVADFYTAATKLAQTNLRNLVGDLALDESLTSREVINTKLRQILDDATDKWGTRVTRVELQRIDPPADVTEAMHRQMKAEREKRAMILEAEGHKQSAILKAEGDAMATRTVADAERYKKLTVAKGEGEAIQTVFGAIHEGKPTNDLIAIKYLEALQKISDGKANKIFLPYEASGILSSIAGIGELFKEKLASENKLENKKEV
- the metK gene encoding methionine adenosyltransferase, which gives rise to MKRLVTSESVTEGHPDKICDQISDAVLDEVIRQDKYGRVACETFISVGFAIVGGEITTTGYVDLPVLVRKVLKNIGYTEKWGFDYETCAVLNAIGRQSPDIAQGVNTGGAGDQGLMIGYACDDTKELMPLPIMLAHKITKELANARKSGKLDYLGPDGKSQVTVEYDNDKPVRVDTIILASQHSEDVLDKTGKRMSKKAVDELIEKVIKKAIDKKWLDNKTKYFVNATGKFVIGGPQSDTGVTGRKIIVDTYGGVAPHGGGAFSGKDPTKVDRSATYMARYIAKNIVKAGLAKRCQVNFAYVIGESQPVSFEIDTFGTGKVKDSILSETMRKVFDLSPKGIITKLNLLRPIYQKTASYGHFGREEPEFTWEKTDSVDKIKSAIR
- a CDS encoding NfeD family protein; amino-acid sequence: MGDKIWLLWFIFAVIFSISEIFTAGFFLICFGIGAAVAGILALFKVGTLWQWGSFILVSLVLFALSRKFAERWTKKQPPGIGADRLVGKNGIVLETIDNMKNTGRVRLDKEEWRADSETGEIISVNKKVKVIKIEGTHLIVTLQKEGE
- the pyrH gene encoding UMP kinase, with product MYHRILLKLSGEILSGKQGFGVEPDMLSRITKEIAEVHKQSKQIAIVIGGGNIFRGVADAKKLQIDRVVGDYVGMLSTVTNSLILQNRLESLGIPTRVMSAIEVSKVAEPYIRRRAIRHLEKGRVVLFACGTGNPYFTTDTGAVLRGIEIGADVILKGTKVDGVYSADPKKDKNAKLYKKLSYDDVLSRKLGVMDLTAITLCSENKLPIIVFNISEHGNLKKVVEGKNIGTVVN
- a CDS encoding carbamoyltransferase; this translates as MNILGISAFYHDSAAVIIHNGQILAAAQEERFTRKKHDSSFPANAVKFCLHYSGLSLDELDAIVFYDKPLLKFERLLETYYNFAPKGIGSFLQSIPVWTKEKMFLKRIIFEELLKIEKYNKKKVKLLFPEHHLSHSASAFYPSPYKEAAILTIDGVGEWATASIGIGKDNKIEILKELRFPHSLGLLYSAFTYYLGFVVNSGEYKLMGLAPYGNPDSKDVEKYIKIIKEKLIDIKEDGSIRLDQKYFSYATGLRMVNDKVWKRLFGFGRRLPEAQIEQPHCDLALAIQKVTDEIVIQMAKEAKKLTGAKHLCMAGGVALNCVANGNLLRTKIFNDIFIQPAAGDAGGALGAALSAYYIYFDKKRELTSKLDEMQGSYLGPEFSQLDIELVSKRYKAVYRKFENFDKLAKEVADLIDKGNAIGWFQGRMEFGPRALGNRSILGDARNSQMQKKLNLKIKYREGFRPFAPSVLAEECKKFFELNIHSPYMLLVANVKKEHRKKLPQNYNALPLMKRLYALRSDVPAITHIDFSARIQTVHKETNERYWKLIQKFKEKTGYGVIVNTSFNVRGEPIVCSPEDAYKCFMRTEMDYLVMGDYLYKKTEQPHWQERKVWERTFKLD